One window of Marinobacterium aestuarii genomic DNA carries:
- a CDS encoding FMN-binding glutamate synthase family protein gives MNDAVTSFAINFIAVIGVLMLIVLVGIAVAALAYYQIDKHQTKHSLRRNYPLVGRFRYLFEHLGEFFRQYFFAMDREEMPFNRAQRSWVYRAAKNIDNTVAFGSTRDLRSPGTYYFLNCPFPKLSEESTRSVSMRIGPYCTEPYDAPSWFNVSGMSYGALSKPAVQALSRGAQLAGCWMNTGEGGIAPYHLEGGCDLVCQIGTAKYGVRDEHGLLSDEKLREKADIRQVRMFEIKLSQGAKPGKGGMLPAEKVSAEVASIRGIPEGHASISPNRHPEIDSIGDLLDMIGHVRSVTGKPCGIKLVLGSAHWLDDFCQMIHDRGIESAPDFITLDSSDGGTGAAPMPLMDSVGLPLRESLPVLVNKLLEHGLRERIRLVASGKLITPTDVAAALCMGADFVVSARGFMFSLGCIQAMQCNRNTCPAGVTTHDPDLQRGLVPADKAERVRHFHDNLVHEVELIAHSCGVSEPRLLRREHAAMVVEGGRSVPLNIIYPEPRADAGTGIV, from the coding sequence ATGAACGATGCGGTGACGAGTTTTGCGATCAATTTCATCGCAGTGATCGGTGTGCTGATGCTGATTGTGCTGGTGGGCATCGCAGTGGCGGCGCTGGCCTACTACCAGATCGACAAGCATCAGACCAAACACAGCCTGAGGCGCAACTATCCGCTGGTGGGGCGCTTTCGCTACCTGTTTGAGCATCTGGGTGAGTTCTTTCGCCAGTACTTCTTTGCCATGGACCGGGAAGAAATGCCCTTCAACCGTGCCCAGCGCTCCTGGGTGTACCGGGCGGCCAAGAACATCGACAATACCGTCGCCTTCGGTTCGACCCGCGACCTGCGCAGCCCCGGTACTTATTACTTCCTGAATTGCCCCTTTCCCAAACTGTCCGAGGAGAGCACCCGCTCGGTGTCGATGCGCATAGGTCCCTATTGCACCGAGCCCTACGATGCACCCTCATGGTTCAACGTATCGGGCATGAGCTACGGTGCCCTGTCCAAACCTGCGGTGCAGGCGCTGTCCCGTGGTGCCCAGCTGGCCGGCTGCTGGATGAACACCGGTGAAGGCGGCATTGCCCCCTACCACCTGGAAGGTGGCTGCGATCTGGTGTGTCAGATAGGCACGGCCAAATATGGCGTGCGCGATGAGCATGGCCTGCTGTCCGACGAAAAACTGCGGGAGAAGGCCGACATCCGCCAGGTGCGGATGTTCGAAATCAAGCTGTCCCAGGGCGCGAAACCCGGCAAGGGTGGCATGCTGCCGGCGGAGAAAGTCAGCGCGGAAGTGGCGAGTATTCGCGGCATCCCCGAAGGCCATGCATCCATCAGCCCCAACCGTCATCCGGAGATCGACTCCATTGGTGATCTGCTGGACATGATCGGGCATGTGCGTAGCGTGACCGGCAAGCCCTGTGGCATCAAGCTGGTGCTGGGATCAGCCCACTGGCTGGACGATTTCTGCCAGATGATTCATGACCGGGGCATAGAATCGGCACCCGATTTCATCACCCTGGACAGCTCCGATGGCGGCACCGGTGCGGCGCCCATGCCGTTGATGGACAGCGTCGGTTTGCCGCTGCGCGAAAGCCTGCCGGTGCTGGTCAACAAGCTGCTGGAGCATGGTCTGCGCGAACGCATAAGGCTGGTGGCGTCCGGCAAGCTGATCACCCCGACCGATGTGGCAGCGGCACTGTGCATGGGGGCGGACTTTGTGGTCAGTGCCCGCGGCTTCATGTTTTCGCTGGGCTGCATCCAGGCGATGCAGTGCAACCGCAATACCTGCCCCGCCGGGGTGACGACCCATGACCCGGATCTGCAGCGCGGCCTGGTGCCCGCCGACAAGGCCGAGCGGGTGCGTCATTTTCACGATAATCTGGTGCACGAAGTCGAGCTGATCGCCCACAGCTGCGGTGTTTCAGAACCCCGGCTGCTGCGGCGTGAACACGCGGCTATGGTGGTGGAA
- a CDS encoding Glu/Leu/Phe/Val dehydrogenase dimerization domain-containing protein encodes MKKLLQAFESKTPEIVFEWQDAETEARGWVVINSLRGGAAGGGTRMRKGLDRHEVESLAKTMEVKFSVSGPAIGGAKSGIDFDPADPRKLDVLKRWYKAVAPLLKHYYGTGGDLNVDEVHEVIPITESYGLWHPQEGVVNGHFQPSTSERIQKVGQLRLGVAKIIEDSRYTPDHGRKYTVADMITGWGVAEAVHHYYNIYGGEVQGKRVIVQGWGNVGSAAAYYLAQQGAKIVGIIDRAGGLLVPEGLSFEQVRELFHNKQGNQLAAEGLLSFEEVQARIWDMEAEIFLPCAASRLVTQDQLDRLIDRGLEVVSCGANVPFNDPEIFYGKVYEYLDSRISVLPDFIANCGMARVFAFLMNNNVEISDEAIFSDVTSTVRNALALTHAQSSARTGIASTAFEIALKQLV; translated from the coding sequence ATGAAAAAATTACTGCAGGCATTTGAAAGCAAGACTCCCGAGATCGTCTTTGAATGGCAGGACGCCGAAACCGAGGCCAGGGGCTGGGTGGTGATCAACTCCCTGCGCGGCGGCGCCGCCGGCGGTGGTACCCGCATGCGCAAGGGGCTGGACCGTCACGAAGTGGAATCCCTGGCCAAGACCATGGAAGTGAAGTTCTCGGTGTCGGGGCCGGCCATCGGCGGTGCCAAGTCCGGCATCGATTTCGATCCGGCCGATCCGCGCAAGCTCGATGTGCTCAAGCGCTGGTACAAGGCGGTGGCACCCTTGCTGAAGCACTACTACGGCACCGGCGGTGACCTTAACGTCGATGAAGTGCACGAGGTGATACCCATTACCGAAAGCTACGGCCTCTGGCACCCGCAGGAAGGCGTGGTCAACGGCCACTTCCAGCCCAGCACCAGCGAACGGATCCAGAAGGTCGGTCAGCTGCGCCTGGGCGTGGCCAAGATTATCGAAGACAGCCGCTATACGCCGGATCACGGCCGCAAGTACACAGTGGCCGACATGATCACCGGCTGGGGTGTGGCGGAGGCGGTGCACCACTACTACAACATCTACGGTGGCGAGGTGCAGGGCAAGCGCGTCATCGTCCAGGGCTGGGGTAATGTGGGCTCGGCTGCGGCCTATTATCTGGCGCAGCAGGGCGCCAAAATTGTTGGCATCATCGACCGTGCCGGCGGTCTGCTGGTACCCGAGGGATTGTCGTTCGAGCAGGTGCGCGAACTGTTCCACAACAAGCAGGGCAATCAGCTGGCGGCCGAAGGGCTGCTGTCGTTCGAGGAGGTGCAGGCACGTATCTGGGATATGGAGGCGGAAATCTTCCTGCCCTGCGCGGCATCCCGCCTGGTAACCCAGGATCAGCTGGATCGCCTGATCGACAGGGGGCTGGAAGTGGTCTCCTGTGGCGCCAACGTGCCCTTCAACGATCCCGAGATCTTCTACGGCAAGGTGTACGAGTACCTGGACTCCAGAATCAGCGTGCTGCCGGACTTTATCGCCAACTGCGGCATGGCCCGGGTGTTCGCTTTCCTGATGAATAACAATGTCGAGATCAGCGATGAGGCCATTTTCAGCGATGTCACCAGCACGGTGCGCAATGCCCTGGCGCTGACCCACGCCCAGTCCAGCGCGCGTACCGGCATCGCCAGCACGGCATTCGAGATCGCGCTCAAGCAGCTGGTCTGA
- a CDS encoding sodium-dependent transporter: MSSTTIASSASRSAAPGPALWSSRLAFILAAAGSAVGLGNIWKFPYITGENGGGAFVLVYLACIAVIGIPVMIAEVMLGRRGRHSPINSMREIARQEGVSRHWKAIGWLATLAAFLILSFYSVIAGWTIPYIFHALQGNLVGMDGAQAGEMFGQLLASPFELTLWHSLFMVLAVMVSVGGVRHGLERAVTWLMPALLLLLVMLVGFGMSTDHFGTALRFLFEPDFSSLTAAAVLVALGHAFFTLSLASGSMMAYGAYLPKGVSIVRTSMLVAVMDTAVALMAGLAIFPIVFANDLEPGAGPGLIFNTLPVAFGQMPGGSFFATLFFVLLLFAAWTSALSMLEAVVKWLEEQGMARRKAAISGGLAAWLVGLTTVLSLNVWSDFTPLDSFERFEGKTLFDLYDFLTANVMMPLVALLTAVFVGWVMKKSSSEEELGAGSMHRVWLFVLRYLTPVGLVVLFFYNV; the protein is encoded by the coding sequence GTGTCTTCAACCACTATCGCATCCTCCGCGAGTCGCTCGGCTGCGCCCGGTCCGGCCCTCTGGTCGTCCCGTCTGGCCTTTATTCTGGCGGCGGCGGGCTCCGCCGTCGGCCTGGGTAATATCTGGAAGTTCCCCTATATCACCGGTGAAAACGGTGGCGGCGCCTTTGTACTGGTGTACCTGGCCTGCATCGCCGTGATCGGCATTCCGGTGATGATCGCCGAAGTCATGCTGGGTCGGCGCGGTCGCCACAGCCCGATCAACAGCATGCGCGAAATTGCCCGCCAGGAAGGGGTGTCGCGGCACTGGAAGGCTATCGGCTGGCTGGCCACCCTGGCGGCGTTTCTGATCCTGTCGTTTTACAGTGTCATTGCCGGCTGGACCATTCCCTATATCTTCCATGCGCTGCAGGGCAACCTGGTGGGGATGGATGGCGCCCAGGCGGGCGAGATGTTTGGCCAGCTGCTGGCGTCGCCCTTTGAGCTGACGCTCTGGCACAGCCTGTTCATGGTGCTGGCGGTGATGGTGTCGGTGGGCGGCGTGCGCCACGGCCTGGAACGGGCGGTGACCTGGCTGATGCCGGCGCTGCTGCTGTTGCTGGTCATGCTGGTGGGCTTTGGCATGAGCACCGATCATTTCGGTACCGCCCTGCGCTTTCTGTTCGAACCGGACTTCTCCAGTCTTACCGCAGCGGCGGTGCTGGTGGCGCTCGGGCATGCGTTCTTTACCCTGAGCCTGGCCAGCGGTTCCATGATGGCCTACGGCGCCTACCTGCCCAAGGGCGTATCGATTGTGCGCACCTCCATGCTGGTGGCGGTGATGGATACCGCGGTGGCACTGATGGCGGGTCTGGCGATCTTCCCGATCGTGTTTGCCAACGACCTTGAACCCGGCGCCGGGCCTGGTCTGATCTTCAATACCCTGCCGGTGGCCTTTGGCCAGATGCCGGGGGGCAGCTTCTTTGCGACCCTGTTCTTTGTGCTGCTGCTGTTCGCCGCCTGGACCTCGGCGCTGTCGATGCTGGAGGCCGTGGTGAAGTGGCTGGAAGAGCAGGGCATGGCGCGGCGCAAGGCGGCTATTTCGGGCGGTCTGGCGGCCTGGCTGGTAGGACTGACCACGGTGCTGTCGCTGAATGTCTGGTCCGACTTTACGCCGCTGGACAGCTTCGAGCGCTTTGAGGGCAAGACCCTGTTTGATCTGTATGACTTCCTCACCGCCAACGTCATGATGCCGCTGGTGGCGCTGCTGACCGCTGTCTTTGTCGGCTGGGTGATGAAAAAGTCCTCCAGCGAAGAGGAACTCGGCGCGGGCTCGATGCACCGGGTCTGGCTGTTCGTGCTGCGCTACCTGACACCGGTCGGCCTGGTGGTGCTGTTCTTCTACAACGTCTGA
- the hppD gene encoding 4-hydroxyphenylpyruvate dioxygenase — protein MAQTQTATPSGLWENPLGTDGFEFVEYCSDSPEILSRLFESLGFVAIARHRSKNVTLFRQGDINFILNAEPNSRAQSFAHEHGPSANAMAFRVADAAAALKALVAGGAKAVESGAGPMELQIPAIEGIGGSLIYLVDRYGDKSIYDVDFRPIKGVDQHPAGVGLTYIDHLTHNVARGNMDLWAGFYEQHFNFREVRYFDIEGKLTGLKSRALTSPCGKIRIPINESTDDKSQIEEFLQDYNGEGIQHIALGTGDIFQTVETLRAAGVTFLTTPDTYYARIDARLPGHGEDVARLQKDHILIDGAPTQGQGLLLQIFTDTVIGPIFFEIIQRKGNEGFGEGNFQALFESIEEDQIRRGVLPNNG, from the coding sequence ATGGCCCAGACACAAACTGCAACCCCCTCAGGCCTGTGGGAAAACCCCCTGGGCACCGACGGCTTCGAGTTCGTCGAGTATTGCTCGGATTCGCCTGAAATCCTGTCCCGTCTGTTCGAAAGCCTGGGCTTTGTCGCCATCGCCCGGCACCGCAGCAAGAATGTCACCCTGTTCCGCCAGGGCGATATCAATTTCATCCTCAATGCCGAGCCCAACAGCCGCGCCCAGAGTTTCGCCCATGAACATGGCCCCAGCGCCAATGCCATGGCGTTTCGGGTGGCCGATGCCGCCGCCGCGCTCAAGGCGCTGGTGGCCGGTGGCGCCAAAGCGGTGGAATCCGGCGCAGGCCCGATGGAACTGCAGATTCCGGCCATCGAGGGTATCGGCGGCTCCCTGATCTACCTGGTGGATCGCTACGGCGACAAGAGCATCTATGATGTGGACTTTCGCCCCATCAAGGGTGTCGACCAGCACCCGGCGGGGGTGGGCCTGACCTACATTGATCACCTGACGCACAATGTGGCGCGGGGCAACATGGACCTGTGGGCCGGCTTCTACGAGCAGCATTTCAACTTCCGTGAAGTGCGCTACTTCGATATCGAAGGCAAGCTGACCGGGCTCAAGTCCCGCGCCCTGACCAGCCCCTGCGGCAAGATTCGCATCCCGATCAACGAGTCCACCGACGACAAGAGTCAGATCGAGGAATTCCTGCAGGATTACAACGGCGAAGGCATCCAGCATATTGCCCTGGGTACCGGCGATATCTTCCAGACCGTTGAAACCCTGCGTGCCGCCGGTGTGACCTTCCTGACCACGCCGGACACCTACTATGCACGCATCGACGCACGCCTGCCGGGCCACGGTGAAGATGTGGCCCGCTTGCAGAAGGATCATATCCTGATCGACGGCGCGCCTACCCAGGGGCAGGGGCTACTGCTGCAGATCTTCACCGATACGGTGATTGGCCCGATCTTCTTCGAGATCATTCAGCGCAAGGGTAACGAGGGCTTTGGCGAGGGCAACTTCCAGGCCCTGTTCGAATCCATCGAGGAAGACCAGATCCGCCGCGGCGTCCTGCCGAATAACGGCTGA
- a CDS encoding Lrp/AsnC family transcriptional regulator, which yields MRNTHSVALDRQDIKILEALQQNGRLSNVELSELVHLSASQCQRRRQKLEETGVVCKYIAQLDPEKIGLGVMALVSVSLDKHSEKIADAFRTAIIEYPEVLECWGVAGDADYMLKIVAPDLKAFADVTLHRLLNLPMVSNVKSNLLLQTLKSTTELPVRWSL from the coding sequence GTGAGAAACACGCATTCCGTTGCGCTCGACCGTCAGGACATCAAAATTCTCGAGGCGCTGCAGCAAAACGGCCGACTCAGTAATGTGGAATTATCGGAGCTGGTACACCTGTCCGCATCCCAGTGTCAGCGGCGGCGTCAGAAGCTGGAAGAAACCGGGGTGGTGTGCAAATACATCGCACAGCTGGACCCGGAAAAGATCGGGCTTGGCGTCATGGCACTGGTCAGCGTATCGCTGGACAAACACAGCGAGAAGATCGCCGACGCTTTCCGTACTGCCATTATAGAGTACCCCGAGGTACTCGAATGCTGGGGGGTGGCGGGTGATGCAGACTATATGCTGAAAATCGTGGCGCCGGATCTGAAAGCCTTCGCCGATGTCACCCTGCACCGGCTGCTGAACCTGCCGATGGTGTCCAACGTCAAATCCAACCTGCTGCTGCAGACGCTGAAATCCACGACGGAGCTGCCGGTACGCTGGTCACTCTAA
- a CDS encoding TonB-dependent receptor family protein, giving the protein MSRSFSAQQLVRPRLLRKPLVVAVSLVSIATSQVGWAEDAVELDALSVQGDWIGTPGEEEIKVYPGSRTLLDQEALQQSGALNLEDALRSAPGIQILDETGTGILPNIGLRGLNPLRSERLQMLVDGYPIAIGPYSNVGVSLFPVTLPSVDAIDVVRGGAAVHYGPNNVGGVMNFRTRPIPVDTEQTLQQRLVIAEETGNVFSDTYYRIGGFATEDLALQFQANVQSGDGFRDHSDTEVRNFVLDAEYFVNDYNELAAQLQYYDVDAQLPGALSPSAYAQDRTQSQRPHDAYAADMLRGTLTWTARPSDAVEFQWRNFAHRADRTFFFGQDLVSGGSWADPEADASHVADSPRIFNVWGTEPRLTVQKGDHTLTLGARYVSETVDFDVNREELASGTYASVRKWDLETNAVALYVSDTLSLLDGRLEVTPGLRYENVRMDFVDERAATESTNNADEVLPGLTLGLQASDSVFLFANTQRSLVPVQIAQATKAEDVANETAWNYELGARWQAMPELATSATLFRIDYDDQIQYNKALDRYENLGETRHQGIELEADWQTTERLSLGLGYTYLDTEQLNGANAGNELPNASQHHLSLRAGYQYLQWQASLSAQYASDSFSDAANTVAETANGDAGKLPSYTLVNARLGRDIALGGGNNLNLAVAATNLLDEDYYFRGADVSPVGRVSGPGRAFILEGRLDF; this is encoded by the coding sequence ATGTCCCGGTCGTTTAGCGCACAGCAGCTTGTGCGCCCCAGGCTTCTGAGAAAGCCACTGGTAGTGGCGGTCAGTTTGGTCAGCATTGCCACCAGCCAGGTTGGCTGGGCTGAGGATGCGGTTGAACTGGACGCGCTGTCGGTGCAGGGCGACTGGATTGGTACCCCTGGCGAAGAGGAGATCAAGGTCTATCCCGGTTCCCGTACCCTGCTGGATCAGGAAGCGCTGCAGCAAAGTGGTGCCCTGAACCTGGAGGATGCGCTGCGCTCGGCCCCCGGCATCCAGATACTGGATGAGACCGGCACCGGTATTCTGCCGAATATAGGCCTGCGGGGCCTGAACCCGCTGCGCAGCGAACGTCTGCAAATGCTGGTGGACGGTTATCCCATCGCCATCGGCCCTTACAGCAACGTCGGTGTCTCGCTGTTTCCGGTCACCCTGCCCAGCGTCGATGCGATTGACGTGGTACGGGGCGGTGCCGCCGTGCACTATGGCCCCAATAACGTCGGCGGTGTGATGAATTTCCGCACCCGACCGATTCCGGTCGATACCGAACAGACACTGCAGCAGCGGCTGGTGATTGCCGAAGAGACCGGCAATGTCTTCAGCGATACCTATTACCGTATTGGCGGCTTTGCGACCGAGGACCTGGCGCTGCAGTTCCAGGCCAATGTGCAAAGCGGTGACGGTTTCCGTGATCATTCCGATACCGAGGTGCGTAATTTCGTCCTCGACGCCGAATATTTCGTGAATGATTACAACGAGCTGGCCGCACAGTTGCAGTACTACGATGTCGATGCCCAGCTGCCCGGCGCCCTGAGCCCGAGCGCCTACGCGCAGGACCGCACCCAGTCGCAGCGCCCGCACGATGCCTATGCCGCCGACATGCTGCGCGGCACCCTGACCTGGACTGCCCGCCCGAGTGACGCGGTGGAGTTCCAGTGGCGCAACTTCGCCCACCGTGCCGACCGCACCTTCTTCTTTGGTCAGGACCTGGTGAGCGGCGGCAGCTGGGCGGACCCTGAAGCCGATGCCAGCCATGTCGCCGACTCGCCGCGTATCTTCAATGTCTGGGGCACCGAGCCGCGCCTGACGGTGCAAAAGGGGGATCACACCCTGACCCTGGGGGCACGCTACGTCTCCGAAACGGTGGATTTTGACGTCAACCGCGAAGAGCTGGCCAGTGGCACCTATGCCTCGGTGCGCAAGTGGGACCTGGAAACCAACGCCGTGGCGCTCTATGTCAGCGATACCCTGAGCCTGCTGGACGGCCGGCTGGAAGTCACGCCGGGGCTGCGTTACGAGAACGTGCGGATGGATTTCGTCGACGAGCGTGCCGCCACCGAGTCGACCAACAATGCCGATGAAGTCCTGCCGGGCCTGACCCTGGGGCTGCAGGCCAGCGACAGCGTATTCCTGTTTGCCAACACTCAGCGTTCCCTGGTGCCGGTACAGATCGCCCAGGCCACCAAGGCCGAGGACGTCGCCAACGAAACCGCCTGGAACTACGAGCTGGGTGCCCGCTGGCAGGCGATGCCTGAGCTTGCAACCTCGGCCACGCTGTTCCGCATCGATTACGATGATCAGATTCAGTACAACAAGGCGCTGGATCGCTACGAGAACCTGGGCGAGACCCGCCACCAGGGTATCGAGCTGGAAGCGGACTGGCAGACCACCGAGCGTCTGAGCCTGGGCCTGGGGTACACCTATCTGGATACCGAGCAGCTTAACGGTGCCAATGCCGGCAATGAGTTGCCGAACGCCTCGCAGCACCACCTCAGCCTGCGGGCCGGCTACCAGTACCTGCAGTGGCAGGCCAGCCTGAGCGCCCAGTATGCCAGCGACAGCTTCAGCGATGCCGCCAATACGGTGGCGGAAACGGCCAACGGTGATGCCGGCAAGCTGCCGTCCTATACCCTGGTGAATGCGCGCCTGGGGCGGGATATTGCCCTTGGCGGCGGCAACAACCTGAACCTGGCCGTGGCGGCGACCAACCTGCTGGATGAGGACTACTACTTCCGTGGTGCCGATGTCAGCCCGGTCGGGCGTGTGTCTGGCCCGGGTCGCGCCTTTATCCTGGAGGGGCGGCTGGATTTCTGA
- a CDS encoding ABC transporter ATP-binding protein yields MLSAQELKLGYDDKIVVPQLSLEVDTGRIHCLIGPNGCGKSTLLRALAGLLQPQQGQVLLDGRSIRRWKRRELAQRLAMLPQHPVAPDGLTVEQLVRYGRFPYQRLLGQPSEQDFKMVRWAIRVTGLGGFEARPLSALSGGERQRAWIALSLAQQADILILDEPTTYLDLGHQLEVLELLSELNQQQGLTVIMSLHDLNQAAQFGHRLVAMRAGRLEQEGAPAEVLTQALLADVFRVHARVAPDELTGRPQFVPVSSLVRPLL; encoded by the coding sequence ATGTTATCGGCACAGGAACTGAAGCTGGGCTATGACGACAAGATCGTCGTACCGCAACTGAGCTTGGAAGTAGATACCGGCCGGATTCATTGTCTTATCGGTCCCAATGGCTGCGGCAAGAGCACCTTGCTGCGAGCCTTGGCCGGTCTGCTACAACCGCAGCAGGGTCAGGTCCTGCTGGACGGACGCTCGATCAGGCGCTGGAAGCGGCGTGAACTGGCGCAGCGCCTGGCCATGCTGCCACAGCATCCGGTGGCGCCGGATGGCCTGACCGTGGAGCAGCTGGTGCGCTACGGCCGCTTTCCCTATCAGCGCTTGCTGGGTCAGCCGAGCGAGCAGGATTTTAAAATGGTGCGCTGGGCGATCCGGGTCACGGGCCTGGGGGGCTTCGAGGCGCGGCCCTTGTCGGCGCTGTCCGGCGGTGAGCGGCAGCGCGCCTGGATTGCGCTGTCGCTGGCACAGCAGGCCGATATTCTGATTCTGGATGAGCCGACCACCTACCTCGACCTGGGCCACCAGCTCGAGGTGCTGGAGTTGCTGAGCGAACTGAACCAGCAGCAGGGCCTGACCGTGATCATGTCGCTGCACGATCTGAACCAGGCGGCGCAGTTTGGTCATCGCCTGGTGGCCATGCGGGCAGGCCGGCTGGAGCAGGAGGGCGCACCGGCTGAAGTGCTGACGCAGGCGTTACTGGCCGATGTGTTCCGGGTGCATGCCCGGGTCGCCCCGGATGAGCTGACCGGCAGGCCGCAGTTCGTGCCGGTATCGTCCCTGGTGCGGCCGCTGCTTTAG
- a CDS encoding FecCD family ABC transporter permease produces the protein MLAQTQCAPPAQLRRFEFPRLLGLALLLLALIAVALVLNLLYGAVTLTPLQVWRALNGEGDAVATDIVWNLRLPRVLLGLLVGVHFAIAGSVLQAVMRNPLADAGVLGINAGASLAAVLAFVMAERVWGDSGSYSALSISLDWLPLISSGGGILAAAAVYRLGWSRGVTPVRLVLSGIAVASVLNALATGVLAGWGSMNTETVLIWLAGSLFGRGWEHLWALLPWTLLALSLLPLLLAGANLLQLGDDVASSLGLRVELWRFALLLVAVLFAASAVGVVGPIGFIGLIVAQIARLCCGPDLRLQLVLGPLFGALLVMLSDLLGRLLLVPAEIPIGVITSLLGVPFFIYLLARRQA, from the coding sequence ATGCTGGCACAAACACAATGCGCACCGCCGGCCCAGCTGCGGCGCTTTGAATTTCCGCGTCTACTGGGGCTTGCGCTGCTGTTACTGGCGCTGATTGCCGTGGCCCTGGTGCTGAACCTGCTCTACGGTGCTGTGACGCTGACGCCACTGCAGGTCTGGCGGGCACTCAACGGTGAGGGGGATGCAGTAGCCACCGATATCGTCTGGAACCTGCGCCTGCCGCGAGTACTGCTGGGGCTGCTGGTGGGGGTGCATTTTGCCATCGCAGGCTCAGTGCTGCAGGCCGTGATGCGCAACCCCCTGGCGGATGCCGGTGTGCTGGGCATCAATGCCGGCGCCAGCCTGGCGGCGGTGCTGGCCTTTGTCATGGCCGAGCGAGTCTGGGGCGACAGCGGCAGCTATTCGGCTCTTTCGATCAGCCTCGACTGGCTGCCGCTGATCAGTAGTGGTGGTGGCATTCTGGCCGCCGCGGCGGTGTACCGGCTGGGCTGGAGTCGCGGCGTTACGCCGGTGCGGCTGGTGCTCAGCGGCATTGCCGTGGCCAGTGTGCTGAATGCACTGGCCACCGGGGTGCTGGCGGGCTGGGGGTCCATGAATACCGAAACGGTGCTGATCTGGCTGGCGGGCAGTCTGTTTGGCCGTGGCTGGGAGCACCTCTGGGCTCTGCTGCCCTGGACGCTGTTGGCGCTGAGTCTGCTGCCGCTGCTGCTGGCCGGTGCCAACCTGTTGCAGCTGGGGGACGATGTCGCCAGCAGCCTGGGGTTGCGGGTGGAACTGTGGCGTTTCGCACTGCTGCTGGTGGCGGTGCTCTTTGCCGCCAGTGCCGTGGGGGTGGTGGGGCCGATCGGCTTTATCGGCCTCATCGTGGCGCAGATCGCCCGCCTGTGCTGTGGTCCGGACCTGCGGCTGCAGCTGGTGCTGGGGCCCCTGTTCGGTGCCCTGCTGGTGATGCTGTCGGACCTGCTCGGACGCTTGCTGCTGGTGCCGGCGGAGATTCCCATCGGGGTGATTACGTCCCTGCTTGGGGTACCGTTTTTTATCTACCTGCTGGCACGCAGGCAGGCGTAG
- a CDS encoding FecCD family ABC transporter permease, with the protein MLHATLSALRSAPAPGADFKGPGLLAGLVIALLATAALALAAGAVPVSLQALWRVLNGTETGMPAILVWELRLPRFLAGLLVGASLGVAGWVMQTVTRNPLASPGITGVVAGASMLVVVAQVCFVVSASWLPWIGMLGGTLAAALTFVLAAQGGFTPLRLALAGIAVTALATALATAFLLFSGAQAQQLYFWLAGGLQGRGWSHVQLILPWACGGLLLVMCFSRYLNLLRLDDAVARALGARVLLWRLGFVGIAVALTAATVAVAGPVGFVGLVAPHLVRLLLGSDQRFALPAVMLLGALLVTLSDLLARTLAAPAELPLGMFTALLGGPLFIWLIRTRVL; encoded by the coding sequence ATGCTGCACGCAACCCTGTCGGCGCTGCGATCCGCCCCGGCCCCAGGCGCGGATTTCAAGGGTCCGGGCCTGCTCGCCGGGCTGGTCATTGCCTTGCTCGCCACCGCGGCCCTGGCCCTGGCCGCCGGCGCCGTCCCTGTGTCACTGCAGGCACTCTGGCGTGTATTGAATGGCACTGAAACCGGCATGCCCGCGATACTGGTGTGGGAGCTGCGGCTGCCGCGTTTTCTGGCCGGTCTGCTGGTGGGCGCGAGCCTTGGCGTTGCCGGCTGGGTGATGCAGACGGTGACCCGCAATCCGCTGGCGTCCCCGGGTATTACCGGTGTGGTTGCCGGTGCCTCCATGCTGGTGGTGGTGGCCCAGGTCTGTTTCGTAGTGAGTGCCAGCTGGCTGCCCTGGATAGGCATGCTGGGAGGCACACTGGCGGCCGCGCTGACTTTTGTGCTGGCGGCGCAGGGCGGCTTTACGCCCCTGCGCCTGGCCCTGGCCGGCATCGCCGTGACGGCCCTGGCCACCGCGCTGGCAACCGCTTTTCTGCTGTTTTCCGGTGCCCAGGCGCAGCAACTCTATTTCTGGCTGGCCGGTGGTCTGCAGGGGCGGGGCTGGAGCCATGTACAGCTGATTTTGCCCTGGGCCTGTGGTGGCCTCCTTCTGGTGATGTGTTTCTCCCGCTATCTGAATCTGCTGCGGCTGGACGATGCCGTCGCCCGGGCCCTGGGTGCCCGTGTGCTGCTGTGGCGTCTGGGCTTTGTCGGTATCGCCGTGGCGCTGACGGCAGCGACCGTGGCGGTGGCGGGTCCGGTGGGCTTTGTCGGTCTGGTGGCGCCCCATCTGGTACGTCTGCTGCTGGGCTCGGATCAGCGCTTTGCGCTGCCGGCGGTCATGTTGCTGGGTGCACTGCTGGTGACTCTGAGTGACCTGCTTGCCCGCACCCTGGCGGCGCCGGCCGAACTGCCCTTGGGCATGTTTACGGCGCTTCTCGGCGGCCCGCTATTTATCTGGCTGATTCGCACGAGGGTTCTGTGA